One genomic segment of Cellulophaga sp. HaHaR_3_176 includes these proteins:
- a CDS encoding metallophosphoesterase produces the protein MLKYLIIFCSLSACTSTKNLTTTPSVIKNADAIKIAVGGDWDDKWGAVGATELSLKNGASHDLILMLGDLSYDGIEDNFDYNIQNAKKWSAKANKIVDNTPILFVAGDHDSKKQDGDVMTYANTLNYPKGGIVMPPTGRLSGYAYEGKYPYLWFNDIIKRDIKVRVVGTSVAFQESDMEPLAMQKYLKSQYAVGSENYKWVEAVYADANKKGYWIIHINHLPWIDMGKNQSFVDSQGMIDLASKYNVNVLLTASSHNIWRTKPLKINGSSCTSISLTTTAEGANPACVGNTDNKMYKKSDGLIQAHVGVAGKTSALSLQKYPDACNANADGEVKHYVAEGTCLTEAISGIVSLTIKKEVLQGDFLKTDGSFFEPYTFIIENN, from the coding sequence ATGCTCAAATATTTAATAATTTTTTGTTCGCTTAGTGCTTGTACAAGTACAAAAAATCTGACTACCACTCCGAGTGTTATTAAAAACGCTGATGCTATAAAAATAGCAGTAGGAGGGGATTGGGATGATAAATGGGGTGCAGTAGGTGCTACAGAGTTGAGCCTCAAAAATGGAGCTTCTCATGATTTGATTCTGATGTTGGGGGATTTATCATATGATGGTATTGAGGATAATTTTGATTATAATATTCAGAATGCAAAAAAATGGTCAGCTAAAGCAAATAAAATAGTAGATAATACGCCGATACTTTTTGTAGCTGGTGATCATGATAGTAAAAAGCAAGATGGTGATGTAATGACCTATGCTAATACATTAAATTACCCTAAAGGTGGTATTGTTATGCCGCCAACAGGAAGACTTTCAGGCTACGCTTATGAAGGTAAATATCCATACTTATGGTTTAATGATATTATAAAAAGAGATATAAAAGTCCGTGTAGTAGGCACGTCAGTTGCATTTCAAGAAAGCGATATGGAGCCTTTGGCTATGCAAAAGTATTTAAAATCGCAATATGCTGTTGGTAGTGAAAATTATAAATGGGTAGAGGCTGTTTATGCCGATGCAAATAAAAAAGGATATTGGATAATACATATCAACCATCTTCCTTGGATTGATATGGGTAAAAATCAATCGTTTGTAGATAGTCAAGGTATGATTGATTTGGCATCTAAATACAATGTAAATGTTTTATTGACAGCAAGTTCACATAATATTTGGCGTACTAAGCCACTTAAAATAAATGGCTCCAGTTGTACATCTATCAGTTTAACAACTACAGCAGAAGGTGCTAACCCTGCTTGTGTTGGTAATACTGATAATAAAATGTATAAAAAATCTGATGGTTTAATTCAAGCGCATGTTGGTGTGGCGGGTAAAACATCGGCATTAAGCTTACAAAAATATCCTGATGCTTGTAATGCTAACGCTGACGGAGAAGTAAAACATTACGTAGCAGAGGGTACTTGCCTAACAGAAGCTATTAGTGGTATTGTAAGTTTAACAATAAAAAAAGAAGTATTACAAGGCGATTTTTTAAAAACAGATGGCAGTTTTTTTGAACCCTATACTTTTATTATTGAAAATAATTAA